From the genome of Candidatus Dormiibacterota bacterium, one region includes:
- a CDS encoding ATP-grasp domain-containing protein: MTRRPALLVLVPPAWIGGLGTMRSLGQLGVPVYGLAHRRRLVPNASRYCAGTFPIGDEGRPTGEPATLVAGLLAAGEQLGPGAILLAGTDEWAVFVAEHAEQLQTRFRFPRMSADLVASLASKEGLYQLAGEHNVPTPRIAKPANAQEAAALASTLRYPVMLKPVVSRPDVTFKAVAGNADSLLAAYERMEEAPEAPNVMLQEYIPGRDEDVWMFNGYFDENSRCLAAFTGRKLRQQPAHMGHCSLGVCRQNRAVIKTTLRFLGAVGYRGIVDIGYRFDHRDGQYKILDVNPRLGGAFRLFVDRNGLDVVRALYLDLTDQPVPVTVPQDGRRWLREDSELLSLVQYRRTDKLRLGDWLRSFRGVQETATFSLVDPVPFIASMWHLVSETVRGRWQRVRRRQAQASAQRPAARIESTAAVK, encoded by the coding sequence ATGACTCGCCGCCCAGCGCTGCTCGTACTGGTTCCACCTGCATGGATTGGTGGCCTCGGTACCATGCGCAGCCTCGGACAGCTCGGCGTGCCAGTTTACGGCCTTGCCCACAGGCGGCGGCTCGTGCCCAACGCCTCGCGGTACTGCGCTGGGACGTTTCCGATTGGCGACGAAGGACGTCCGACTGGCGAGCCGGCGACGCTGGTGGCCGGCTTGCTAGCTGCCGGCGAACAACTGGGACCGGGCGCCATTCTCCTCGCCGGCACGGATGAATGGGCCGTCTTCGTCGCCGAACATGCGGAGCAGCTGCAAACCCGGTTTCGCTTCCCGCGCATGAGCGCTGACCTGGTGGCCTCGCTTGCCTCCAAGGAGGGCCTCTACCAGCTCGCTGGCGAGCACAACGTTCCCACCCCGCGAATCGCAAAACCGGCCAATGCGCAGGAGGCTGCGGCCCTGGCATCGACGCTGCGTTACCCGGTGATGCTGAAGCCGGTCGTCAGCCGTCCCGACGTGACCTTCAAGGCGGTCGCAGGGAACGCCGACAGCCTCCTGGCCGCCTATGAGCGGATGGAGGAGGCTCCGGAGGCGCCCAACGTCATGCTGCAGGAATACATTCCGGGACGGGACGAAGACGTCTGGATGTTCAACGGGTACTTCGACGAGAACTCGCGCTGCCTTGCGGCATTCACCGGAAGGAAGCTCCGTCAGCAGCCTGCGCACATGGGCCATTGCTCACTCGGGGTCTGCCGACAGAATCGCGCAGTGATCAAGACCACGCTTCGGTTTCTGGGGGCAGTCGGCTATCGTGGGATCGTTGACATAGGATACCGGTTCGACCACCGCGATGGTCAGTACAAGATCCTGGACGTCAATCCACGCCTGGGTGGGGCATTCCGTTTGTTTGTCGATCGGAACGGCCTAGACGTCGTGCGAGCGCTTTACCTCGACTTGACCGATCAACCCGTGCCCGTTACCGTTCCGCAGGACGGCCGCCGCTGGCTGCGAGAAGATTCAGAGCTCTTATCCCTGGTCCAGTACCGCCGCACCGACAAACTTCGGCTGGGGGACTGGCTGCGGTCATTTCGCGGCGTGCAGGAGACAGCGACCTTCTCGCTGGTTGATCCCGTTCCGTTCATCGCCAGCATGTGGCATTTGGTGAGCGAAACGGTCCGAGGTCGCTGGCAGCGGGTACGCCGGCGCCAGGCTCAGGCGTCGGCTCAGCGACCGGCGGCTCGTATCGAGTCGACGGCGGCGGTCAAATGA
- a CDS encoding 2-phosphosulfolactate phosphatase has product MKGTVVIDSLPERTARYLNTHAVVAVDAFRATTTIVTALAHGRRVFPVASVEEAAEVAAGLTNPLLAGEVAGDTPATFEINNSPYRLASRSDRRPLVLLSSAGTKLLANARGSRAVYVACFRNLSATADYVAQRHEHIAVIGAGTRGEPRAEDQLACAWFALRLTQLGFEPENPTTRQEIDRWASADIALINDGPSAEYLRSTGQGDDIGYVLSHIDDLDLVVVMEGQEATTVAAHTAARGGWNS; this is encoded by the coding sequence ATGAAGGGTACGGTGGTTATCGATTCGCTCCCCGAGCGTACTGCCCGCTACCTGAATACGCACGCCGTGGTCGCCGTCGACGCCTTTCGAGCGACGACGACGATCGTCACCGCGCTGGCCCATGGACGTCGGGTCTTTCCCGTCGCCTCAGTTGAGGAAGCTGCCGAGGTGGCAGCCGGGCTAACCAATCCCCTGCTGGCCGGCGAAGTGGCCGGGGATACACCGGCGACCTTCGAAATCAATAACTCGCCCTATCGGCTGGCCAGCCGATCCGACCGACGCCCGCTGGTGCTCCTCTCATCGGCAGGGACCAAGTTGCTAGCTAACGCCCGGGGTTCCCGCGCGGTTTACGTCGCGTGCTTCCGCAACTTGTCGGCCACGGCGGACTACGTTGCACAGCGCCACGAGCACATTGCCGTCATCGGAGCCGGGACCCGGGGCGAGCCGAGGGCGGAAGACCAGCTGGCCTGCGCTTGGTTTGCCCTCCGTCTGACGCAGCTTGGTTTTGAACCGGAGAATCCCACCACACGACAGGAAATTGATCGGTGGGCATCGGCGGATATTGCGTTGATCAACGACGGTCCAAGCGCAGAGTACCTGCGCAGCACCGGCCAAGGGGACGACATCGGTTACGTGCTGTCCCATATTGACGACCTCGACCTTGTGGTCGTCATGGAGGGCCAGGAAGCGACGACGGTCGCTGCTCATACGGCGGCGCGAGGAGGCTGGAACTCATGA
- a CDS encoding phosphosulfolactate synthase, which translates to MAQPEPMAAGAQTAAFLGALGVPELPARTSAFDPGYDPATVISHLEQSGRLLSRLKLSMATWLLADESATRAKIGAAKRLNVPLVTGGGPYEIAKERGCLEEYFALCASLGIERIEAGEGFTAPMAPEDVIRLARQFGLEVQVELGEKQGGAFTRTVAERLVERGHRWLTAGAKQIVVEGRESAQGIGLFDETGRLNTDFAETFVSAWGIATTVFEAPTKRSQFDLLTHFGNDVNLSNVRMEEILRVEIYRRGLHADSFYRELAPRPRPGTEGRR; encoded by the coding sequence ATGGCGCAGCCTGAGCCGATGGCGGCCGGCGCGCAAACCGCTGCGTTCCTCGGCGCCCTTGGCGTGCCGGAACTGCCGGCGCGGACGAGCGCCTTCGACCCCGGCTATGACCCGGCTACCGTCATTAGTCATCTCGAACAGAGCGGCCGTCTGCTGAGTCGGTTAAAGCTGTCGATGGCCACCTGGTTGCTCGCCGATGAGTCTGCTACGCGGGCCAAGATCGGGGCCGCCAAGCGTCTGAATGTGCCACTGGTCACCGGAGGCGGACCTTACGAGATCGCCAAGGAACGGGGCTGCCTCGAGGAGTACTTCGCGCTCTGCGCCAGCCTTGGCATCGAACGGATCGAGGCGGGCGAAGGCTTTACGGCGCCGATGGCGCCTGAAGATGTCATCCGCCTCGCCCGGCAATTCGGCCTGGAGGTGCAGGTCGAGCTGGGCGAAAAGCAAGGTGGGGCGTTCACCAGGACGGTCGCCGAGCGGTTGGTCGAACGAGGCCATCGCTGGCTGACGGCCGGCGCGAAACAGATCGTGGTCGAAGGGCGGGAGAGCGCCCAGGGCATCGGGCTGTTCGACGAGACCGGACGGCTGAATACCGATTTCGCCGAGACCTTCGTCTCGGCCTGGGGCATCGCGACTACTGTCTTCGAAGCCCCGACCAAGCGGAGTCAGTTCGACCTGCTGACGCATTTCGGTAACGACGTGAACCTGAGCAACGTCCGCATGGAAGAGATTCTTCGCGTCGAAATCTACCGTCGCGGCCTGCACGCCGACTCCTTTTATCGGGAACTCGCGCCAAGGCCGCGCCCCGGAACCGAGGGGCGCCGATGA
- a CDS encoding glycosyltransferase, with translation MNDLRASVLIPTYNRRSFLMQTLNSLQAQSVESGAFEVIVAIDGSTDDTVEALEHFRPTYPLRWITQRNAGSAAASNSAAREAHHEVLIFLDDDQIASPDLVAVHLEVQEQQGPALVQGFYPLAKGYDRRGASLIYQHWLERSVAPLDRQHRMSAEIWSANISLTRDLWARVRGFDEGFRQYGNEDTDFGIRIAAIGVPVVFEPRALSYHLHHVSYGAARRQAFSGGKSIVHLARKHSLPIETFIGSPIDQGVTRRLASAWRAAPTAMDALGRTLIASLWAADLLRVRQLQLLMARVLHRYYKVGGVVLETAQSGTRVEHGAA, from the coding sequence ATGAATGACCTACGAGCATCGGTGCTCATCCCCACGTACAACCGGCGCTCCTTCCTGATGCAGACGCTCAACAGCCTTCAGGCGCAGTCCGTCGAAAGCGGTGCCTTTGAAGTCATCGTCGCCATCGACGGCTCAACCGACGACACCGTGGAAGCGCTCGAGCACTTCAGGCCCACTTACCCACTCCGATGGATCACGCAGCGAAACGCGGGCAGCGCCGCTGCCTCCAATTCCGCAGCCCGCGAGGCCCACCACGAGGTACTGATCTTCCTCGACGACGATCAGATCGCGTCGCCTGACCTGGTCGCGGTCCATCTCGAGGTGCAGGAGCAACAGGGACCGGCCCTTGTCCAAGGCTTTTATCCTCTCGCCAAAGGCTACGACCGTCGCGGAGCATCCCTCATCTATCAGCACTGGCTCGAGCGCTCTGTCGCACCGCTCGACCGGCAGCACCGCATGTCTGCCGAGATCTGGAGCGCCAATATCTCGCTGACCCGCGATCTCTGGGCGCGGGTCCGTGGATTCGACGAGGGCTTTCGCCAGTACGGGAACGAGGATACAGACTTCGGAATCCGCATCGCCGCCATCGGTGTCCCCGTGGTCTTCGAGCCGCGGGCCCTTTCCTATCACCTGCATCACGTCAGCTATGGTGCCGCGCGGCGGCAAGCCTTCAGCGGCGGCAAGTCAATCGTGCACCTCGCACGCAAACACTCCCTTCCAATCGAGACCTTTATCGGCAGCCCGATCGACCAGGGGGTGACCCGCCGGTTGGCGTCGGCCTGGCGAGCTGCGCCGACGGCAATGGACGCCCTCGGTCGAACGCTGATCGCCAGCCTGTGGGCTGCGGATCTGCTGAGGGTTCGCCAGCTGCAACTCTTGATGGCGCGCGTGCTTCACCGCTACTACAAGGTTGGCGGCGTGGTCCTGGAAACCGCTCAATCTGGCACACGGGTGGAACATGGCGCAGCCTGA
- a CDS encoding oligosaccharide flippase family protein, producing the protein MALPPVGLTPVGATQSGPGALSSFSRISRLVQRVAPKRGLLRSSAILFFGGTAARAIGFLFSVAAARLLVPAEYGLLAYGLAIVGFASILISSAPAGLATFVARYQGNPREQELHFSNWLAVITLLLALSTVLMVPIAAVARLSPPMLLAVIANLVGLAVLQTYKEAQRGLERFAAMTIFYFLANVAQLIAILVLAAFGRRNAALYLAIYGLSSVAALAIVQPVAPLALRFIRDAVEWQRMMAVARYIQPLVLQTVFFAIWFGADLILVQRLLDSQAAGNYAAAKSLANAVYLAPSAVSGAVMSRIARMPQLSLGGYLGRVLVFATIVTAPLLMVFVIFGKPLTDFIFGSRYSEVSTPLAVLAIGMACYGVYLVLAGSWRGLGKPAIDAGATGAGTVATVVIGLLLVPRAGLLGAAVAFSAGAGVQLVVIGAYTIRQVSAGRMTRLNAFMGQGASNE; encoded by the coding sequence GTGGCCTTACCTCCCGTCGGGCTGACGCCGGTGGGGGCTACGCAGAGCGGCCCGGGCGCCCTTTCTTCGTTCTCGCGGATCAGCAGGCTCGTCCAGCGGGTCGCACCCAAGAGAGGACTGCTTCGGTCGTCGGCCATCCTTTTCTTTGGCGGTACGGCGGCGCGCGCGATCGGCTTTCTCTTCTCGGTCGCCGCGGCACGCCTGCTCGTGCCTGCCGAGTACGGCCTGCTGGCGTACGGCCTCGCCATCGTTGGCTTCGCCTCGATTCTCATCTCCAGCGCACCAGCAGGCTTGGCCACCTTCGTCGCTCGCTACCAGGGAAATCCCCGCGAACAAGAACTGCACTTCAGCAATTGGCTGGCGGTCATCACCCTGCTGCTGGCGCTCAGCACCGTGTTGATGGTCCCGATCGCCGCCGTGGCCCGGCTGAGTCCGCCGATGCTGCTCGCCGTCATCGCAAACCTGGTCGGGCTCGCGGTGCTGCAAACCTACAAAGAAGCGCAGCGCGGGCTGGAGCGATTCGCCGCGATGACGATTTTCTACTTCTTGGCTAACGTTGCTCAGCTCATCGCAATTCTGGTACTGGCTGCGTTCGGCCGGAGAAATGCCGCCCTCTACCTTGCGATCTACGGGTTGTCGAGCGTTGCCGCCCTAGCCATTGTCCAGCCGGTCGCGCCACTGGCCCTCCGTTTCATTCGCGACGCGGTGGAATGGCAGCGGATGATGGCGGTCGCTCGCTATATCCAGCCGCTAGTGCTCCAGACGGTCTTTTTTGCCATCTGGTTCGGAGCCGACCTGATCCTCGTCCAGCGGCTGCTTGATTCGCAAGCGGCCGGTAACTACGCGGCGGCGAAAAGCCTCGCGAACGCCGTCTATCTCGCGCCTTCGGCCGTATCGGGTGCGGTGATGAGTCGGATTGCACGCATGCCACAGTTGTCCCTCGGTGGCTACCTGGGGCGGGTCCTGGTTTTTGCGACGATCGTAACCGCCCCGCTCCTGATGGTCTTCGTCATTTTCGGCAAGCCGCTCACGGACTTCATCTTCGGCAGCCGATACAGCGAGGTCAGCACACCGCTTGCGGTGCTGGCGATCGGGATGGCCTGCTACGGCGTCTACCTGGTTCTAGCGGGAAGTTGGCGAGGGCTTGGCAAGCCGGCCATCGATGCCGGAGCGACCGGCGCGGGCACCGTCGCCACCGTCGTCATCGGCTTGTTGCTGGTTCCGCGGGCCGGCCTGCTCGGAGCTGCCGTGGCCTTTTCTGCAGGCGCAGGGGTTCAGCTCGTGGTCATCGGTGCCTACACCATCCGGCAAGTCAGCGCCGGCCGTATGACGCGGCTCAACGCCTTCATGGGACAGGGTGCAAGCAATGAATGA
- a CDS encoding Gfo/Idh/MocA family oxidoreductase, with protein sequence MKENGHQPGNGVKHAHQDPVRVGVIGCGYWGPQLIRNFSEMPEAQLAAVADTSPDRLQYVRQRYPGVPVYADYRELLASDIEAVVVATPIETHFSITREALRAGKHALVEKPLALSVGEAASLIEVARVMDRTLMSGHTFLYNPAVVELRRLVRSGELGRIFYVDAARLSLGLFQRHVNVIWDLAPHDVSILLYVLGTTPVAVSARGSSCVRSTVHDVAYVEIQFDNGLSAQLHVSWLDPAKVRRITVVGDRKMAVYNDVSTTEKIRIYDKGVEPPPTDSFGEFQLSYRNGQITIPYVAWQEPLRTECEHFVESIRTGATPLSDGYQGLAVVAVLEAANQSLMNGGLRVPVRIPTIVGVASRQPVQQAENHPVAPTGNGHAVQSNGNGHAIPSNGNGHPVVLANSRDVPVHPVSSVTAPDDPAVAFPEL encoded by the coding sequence GTGAAGGAAAACGGGCACCAGCCAGGGAATGGGGTCAAGCACGCCCACCAGGATCCAGTGCGGGTCGGCGTGATCGGATGCGGCTATTGGGGCCCCCAGCTCATCCGAAATTTTTCCGAGATGCCCGAGGCGCAGCTGGCGGCGGTCGCCGATACCAGCCCGGACCGACTTCAATATGTGCGGCAGCGCTATCCAGGGGTACCCGTCTACGCGGATTACCGCGAGCTCCTCGCGTCGGACATCGAGGCGGTCGTGGTCGCGACGCCCATCGAAACCCATTTCAGCATCACCCGGGAAGCCCTCCGCGCCGGCAAGCATGCGCTGGTAGAAAAGCCGCTAGCGTTAAGTGTGGGCGAGGCGGCTTCCCTGATTGAGGTGGCCCGGGTCATGGACAGGACGCTGATGTCAGGCCATACGTTTCTGTACAACCCCGCGGTGGTCGAGCTTCGACGCCTCGTCAGGTCGGGTGAGCTTGGCCGCATCTTCTACGTCGACGCCGCCCGGCTGAGCCTCGGCCTTTTCCAGCGCCACGTCAACGTCATCTGGGACCTCGCCCCCCACGACGTCTCAATCCTGCTGTACGTGCTCGGGACGACCCCGGTCGCCGTGAGCGCGCGCGGAAGCTCCTGCGTACGTTCAACGGTCCATGATGTGGCGTACGTCGAGATCCAATTCGACAACGGGCTCAGCGCGCAGCTCCACGTCAGTTGGCTTGATCCCGCCAAAGTTCGCCGGATTACGGTGGTTGGTGACCGGAAGATGGCTGTGTACAACGACGTATCCACGACCGAAAAGATCCGCATTTACGACAAGGGCGTGGAGCCGCCACCCACTGACAGCTTCGGCGAATTTCAGCTCTCTTATCGAAACGGGCAGATCACCATTCCGTACGTCGCGTGGCAAGAGCCGCTGCGGACGGAGTGCGAGCATTTTGTGGAGTCTATCCGCACGGGTGCCACCCCACTGAGCGACGGTTACCAGGGTCTCGCGGTGGTGGCGGTCCTGGAAGCAGCCAACCAATCACTCATGAATGGCGGGCTTCGGGTGCCAGTCCGCATTCCCACGATAGTCGGAGTCGCCAGCAGGCAACCCGTGCAACAGGCCGAGAACCATCCCGTCGCCCCGACGGGCAACGGTCACGCGGTACAATCGAACGGTAATGGTCACGCCATCCCGTCGAACGGCAACGGACACCCGGTCGTTTTGGCTAACAGCCGCGACGTACCCGTCCACCCGGTTTCGTCCGTGACCGCCCCGGACGATCCAGCAGTCGCCTTCCCCGAGCTTTAG
- a CDS encoding sugar transferase codes for MDLGIGVLVLVALAPLMAAIAALIVLDGGGPVLFGQERIGRYGKPFTMWKFRSMYPGSDDREHRSAAEAWFAGSPAPLGYKAWKDRRVTRVGRVLRRTSLDELPQFVNVVRGEMSLVGPRPAIPYELALYENSYFERQAVRPGITGMWQVLGRDRLPATAMMALDRRYVRECSPALDFKILAYTIPSLLGRRPRNL; via the coding sequence ATGGATCTCGGGATCGGCGTCCTGGTGCTGGTCGCGCTTGCTCCACTCATGGCTGCTATCGCCGCCCTCATCGTCCTGGACGGTGGCGGACCAGTCCTGTTTGGCCAGGAGCGCATCGGTCGCTACGGCAAACCATTCACGATGTGGAAGTTTCGCTCCATGTACCCTGGTTCCGACGACCGCGAGCACCGCAGCGCGGCCGAAGCCTGGTTCGCCGGAAGTCCCGCACCCCTTGGGTACAAGGCCTGGAAGGACCGCCGCGTCACTCGGGTCGGTCGGGTGCTTCGGCGCACGAGTCTTGACGAACTGCCACAGTTCGTTAATGTGGTGCGCGGCGAGATGAGCCTGGTTGGCCCGCGGCCGGCGATCCCGTATGAGCTTGCGCTCTACGAGAATTCCTACTTCGAGCGCCAGGCGGTGCGGCCGGGGATCACCGGGATGTGGCAGGTGCTCGGGCGCGATCGTCTGCCCGCAACCGCTATGATGGCCCTCGACCGGCGGTACGTTCGCGAATGCTCGCCCGCGCTCGACTTCAAAATCCTTGCTTATACGATTCCGTCGCTACTTGGACGCCGCCCGAGGAACCTTTAG
- a CDS encoding glycosyltransferase, which translates to MVAFAWSPFQARTEGLAKELGGEARFVAGRRLRRARWQLPLRYVRDGIDAWRQLRRLDPRVVIVITPPVFAPLVAWLWCRVHRRPLVIDCHTLALHSRKWAWALPLHRFLMRRSRAVLVHTQEALAEVRGWGVHVMVLPDELPDPALAREPKHGGAPRVLIAGSLDWDEPVAAVVEAARQVPAMELRLTGDPARVSAGVRAAAPPNAVFTGWLDYPTFLGEVRAADVVAAFTGLPGVMNRAAFEAVALGKPLVLTDLPEMRERFGQAALFTTNDPTDMARTVSRAYEEREALAARSLRLQTDLRAARLEGLTRLRTLLTEPPRRARRMLLVSQHAYPDAPLLRRNVEHLAAQGMQIDLICMEPANPLPPSSFLPGMRIFALPVQHRREHRFNYVVEFAAFFLLSFPIVTALGLRRRYDAIQVDNLPDFLPFVAIVPRLRGARVVFYMYDMFPELAMTRLGLDSGHPIIKLARQIERWALRWVDHAVVVTDLFRRTLVSRGVDAAKISVVYNTQPLTVAMRKPSNGSPRLVTHASLVERYGVQVAIRALPILRDAWPDLTYDVLGRGEYQPALERLATELRVRDAVTFGGFLPWPEAMERISSATLGIVPVIADGFGEFILPMKLLEYVGMGIPVVCARLPGIEEHFDPESVAFFTPGDCEGLARQVDRLLNDPVAAERQAARASQALESLRWETVAPRYLAALHPMA; encoded by the coding sequence TTGGTCGCATTCGCTTGGTCGCCATTTCAAGCGCGCACCGAGGGCCTCGCGAAGGAGCTGGGTGGCGAGGCGCGGTTCGTCGCCGGGCGCCGCCTACGCCGTGCCCGGTGGCAACTGCCGCTCCGATACGTGCGAGACGGCATTGACGCCTGGAGGCAGCTGCGCCGGCTCGATCCCCGGGTCGTCATCGTCATCACACCCCCGGTGTTTGCTCCACTGGTGGCGTGGCTCTGGTGTCGCGTCCACCGCCGCCCGCTGGTCATCGACTGCCACACGCTCGCGTTGCATTCTCGGAAGTGGGCCTGGGCGCTTCCGCTCCATCGTTTCCTCATGCGTCGATCGCGGGCCGTCCTCGTTCACACGCAGGAGGCCCTCGCGGAAGTGCGGGGTTGGGGCGTCCACGTCATGGTCCTCCCGGACGAGCTGCCCGATCCAGCCCTGGCTCGAGAGCCCAAGCACGGAGGCGCTCCGCGCGTGCTGATCGCCGGGAGCCTGGACTGGGACGAGCCGGTCGCCGCTGTAGTCGAGGCGGCTCGGCAAGTGCCGGCGATGGAGTTACGCCTTACCGGTGACCCAGCGCGAGTGTCAGCGGGCGTACGCGCCGCAGCGCCACCGAATGCCGTCTTTACCGGGTGGCTCGACTATCCCACCTTCCTCGGAGAGGTACGAGCGGCTGACGTGGTCGCGGCATTCACCGGGCTGCCGGGTGTTATGAACCGGGCCGCGTTCGAAGCGGTCGCACTGGGTAAGCCTCTCGTGCTCACCGACCTTCCCGAGATGCGCGAACGCTTCGGTCAAGCCGCCCTCTTCACGACCAACGATCCAACCGACATGGCCCGGACCGTTAGCCGCGCCTACGAGGAGCGCGAGGCGCTCGCCGCGCGTAGCCTGCGCCTCCAGACGGATCTGCGTGCGGCCCGACTCGAGGGACTGACACGACTTCGGACGCTGCTGACCGAGCCGCCTCGACGCGCCCGACGTATGTTGCTGGTCAGCCAACACGCGTACCCTGACGCGCCGCTGCTGCGACGAAATGTTGAGCACCTCGCAGCGCAGGGCATGCAGATCGACCTTATCTGCATGGAGCCAGCTAACCCGCTTCCACCAAGCTCATTCCTTCCCGGGATGCGCATATTCGCGCTACCCGTGCAGCATCGGCGGGAGCATCGGTTCAATTACGTGGTCGAGTTCGCTGCCTTTTTTCTCCTTTCCTTTCCGATCGTGACCGCGCTCGGACTACGGCGTCGCTACGATGCCATCCAGGTCGACAACCTCCCGGACTTCCTTCCCTTTGTGGCGATCGTTCCGAGGCTGCGGGGCGCGCGTGTCGTCTTCTACATGTACGACATGTTCCCCGAGCTCGCCATGACGCGCCTCGGCCTGGATTCCGGCCACCCGATTATCAAGCTTGCACGCCAGATCGAACGATGGGCGCTGCGCTGGGTGGATCATGCGGTCGTTGTGACCGATCTATTCCGGCGCACTCTCGTCAGCCGGGGCGTCGATGCCGCAAAGATCTCGGTCGTGTACAACACTCAGCCCCTGACGGTGGCCATGCGCAAGCCATCAAACGGTAGTCCTCGCCTCGTGACCCACGCCAGCCTGGTCGAGCGTTACGGTGTCCAGGTCGCAATTCGCGCTCTTCCGATTCTCCGCGACGCGTGGCCGGATCTCACCTACGATGTGCTGGGGCGCGGCGAATACCAGCCAGCCCTGGAGCGCCTGGCCACTGAGCTCCGCGTCCGCGATGCGGTCACCTTCGGCGGCTTCCTTCCGTGGCCGGAGGCGATGGAACGAATCAGCTCCGCCACCCTTGGCATTGTGCCGGTTATCGCTGACGGCTTTGGGGAGTTCATCCTTCCGATGAAGTTGCTCGAGTACGTCGGCATGGGCATCCCGGTAGTTTGCGCGCGGCTACCCGGGATCGAAGAACACTTCGACCCCGAGTCAGTCGCCTTTTTCACGCCAGGCGACTGCGAGGGTCTGGCGCGTCAGGTCGACCGCCTCCTCAATGACCCAGTGGCAGCCGAGCGGCAGGCAGCCCGTGCCAGCCAGGCGCTTGAGAGTCTTCGCTGGGAAACGGTGGCGCCTCGTTACCTGGCGGCGCTGCACCCGATGGCATGA